In one window of Agrobacterium larrymoorei DNA:
- the ruvB gene encoding Holliday junction branch migration DNA helicase RuvB gives MSEAARLISAEKRGEDIDTTLRPQTLDDFTGQAEARANLKIFIEAAKNRGEALDHVLFVGPPGLGKTTLAQIMAKELGVNFKSTSGPVIAKAGDLAALLTNLEERDVLFIDEIHRLNPAVEEILYPAMEDFQLDLIIGEGPAARSVKIDLSKFTLVAATTRLGLLTTPLRDRFGIPVRLSFYTVDELELIVRRGARLMGLPMTDEGAREIARRARGTPRIAGRLLRRVRDFAEVARAEAVTREIADEALTRLLVDNMGLDQLDMRYLTMIAVNFGGGPVGIETIAAGLSEPRDAIEDIIEPYMIQQGFIQRTPRGRVLTGTAWKHLGMQPPKDLEAAQFRLTLEED, from the coding sequence ATGAGTGAGGCTGCACGGCTGATTTCTGCTGAGAAGCGTGGCGAGGATATCGATACGACGCTGCGGCCGCAGACGCTGGATGATTTTACCGGTCAGGCGGAGGCGCGGGCCAATCTGAAGATTTTCATCGAGGCGGCGAAGAACCGGGGCGAGGCGCTGGACCATGTGCTGTTCGTCGGGCCGCCCGGTCTTGGCAAGACCACGCTTGCGCAGATCATGGCGAAGGAACTGGGGGTCAACTTCAAGTCCACGTCCGGACCGGTTATCGCGAAAGCGGGCGATCTGGCGGCGCTTTTGACCAATCTGGAAGAGCGCGACGTTCTGTTCATCGATGAAATCCATCGCCTCAATCCGGCTGTCGAAGAAATTCTCTATCCGGCGATGGAGGATTTTCAGCTGGATCTGATCATTGGCGAAGGGCCTGCGGCGCGCTCGGTCAAGATCGATCTTTCGAAATTCACGCTGGTTGCGGCCACCACGCGGCTTGGCCTTTTGACCACGCCGTTGCGGGACCGCTTCGGCATTCCGGTGCGCCTGTCCTTCTATACGGTGGATGAGCTGGAGCTGATCGTGCGGCGCGGTGCGCGGCTGATGGGCCTGCCGATGACGGATGAGGGCGCGCGTGAGATTGCAAGGCGTGCACGCGGCACGCCGCGTATTGCCGGGCGTTTGCTGCGGCGTGTGCGGGACTTTGCCGAAGTTGCGCGGGCAGAGGCAGTGACGCGCGAGATTGCCGATGAGGCGCTGACGCGGCTTCTGGTGGACAATATGGGTCTCGACCAGCTGGACATGCGGTATCTGACGATGATCGCGGTCAATTTCGGCGGTGGGCCGGTGGGTATAGAGACGATTGCGGCGGGCTTGTCCGAGCCTCGCGATGCTATCGAGGACATTATCGAGCCCTATATGATCCAGCAGGGCTTTATCCAGAGAACGCCGCGCGGGCGCGTGCTGACGGGAACGGCCTGGAAGCATCTTGGCATGCAGCCGCCCAAGGATCTGGAAGCTGCGCAATTCCGTCTGACGCTTGAGGAAGACTGA
- a CDS encoding TIGR00282 family metallophosphoesterase: MRLLFLGDMVGKTGRTAVWERLPGLISDLKLDFVIVNGENAAGGFGITEEIYLETINAGADVVTTGNHVWDQKEAVSFCERHDQFLRPANYPKGTPGKGSGLFYARNGARILVANIMGRVFMHPELDDPFSSAETILAACPLGEQADAIVFDFHAEATSEKQCFGHFVDGRASFVVGTHTHVPTADAQILNGGTAYMSDAGMCGDYDSSLGMEKEEPINRFISKMPKGRFEAASGPATLCGVGVEISDSTGLAEKIEPLRIGPRLAETIPSFWV, encoded by the coding sequence ATGAGACTACTTTTTCTCGGAGACATGGTTGGCAAGACGGGTCGCACGGCGGTCTGGGAGCGTCTTCCGGGCCTGATCTCCGATCTGAAACTGGATTTCGTCATCGTCAATGGCGAGAACGCCGCAGGCGGTTTCGGTATCACCGAAGAGATTTATCTGGAAACCATCAATGCCGGTGCCGACGTCGTGACCACCGGCAACCATGTGTGGGACCAGAAAGAGGCGGTATCCTTCTGCGAGCGCCACGACCAGTTTTTGCGGCCCGCGAATTACCCCAAGGGCACGCCCGGCAAGGGCTCCGGCCTGTTCTATGCCCGCAATGGCGCACGCATTCTCGTTGCCAACATCATGGGCCGGGTGTTCATGCATCCCGAGCTTGACGACCCCTTCAGCTCTGCGGAAACCATTCTCGCCGCCTGCCCGCTGGGCGAGCAGGCCGACGCCATCGTGTTCGACTTTCACGCGGAAGCGACCAGCGAAAAGCAGTGCTTCGGTCATTTCGTGGATGGCCGCGCAAGCTTCGTGGTGGGCACGCATACACATGTGCCGACGGCGGATGCGCAGATTCTGAATGGCGGTACGGCCTATATGTCGGATGCCGGTATGTGCGGCGATTACGATTCCTCACTCGGAATGGAAAAGGAAGAGCCGATCAACCGGTTTATTTCCAAGATGCCGAAGGGGCGCTTTGAGGCGGCCAGCGGGCCTGCGACGCTTTGCGGCGTTGGTGTAGAGATTTCCGATAGCACCGGGCTGGCGGAGAAGATCGAGCCGTTGCGGATTGGGCCGAGGCTGGCGGAGACTATTCCTAGTTTTTGGGTTTGA
- a CDS encoding hemolysin family protein has protein sequence MIVVLLTVLNGVLAMSELAVVSSRPARLKVLAAQGSKGATMALSLSENPGRFLSTVQIGITLVGILSGAFSGATLGTRFTGWLMEQGVPDRAADALGVGVVVVAITYLSLIVGELVPKQIALRDPEKIAARVSPAMVLLSKIGAPIVWLLDKSGKIVLAILGHSGESNASVTDDEIRTVLAEAHSAGVIETEESAMITGVMRLADRNARGLMTPRRDVEVVDIEDSAEEIREQLRGTQRSRLPVRNGASDEILGVLFAKDAFDALASGKELNIRELLREVPVVSDLTSAVDVIQSLRRSTVHMVLVYDEYGHFEGIISSGDILEAITGAFQEEDDEEPAIVEREDGSFLVAGWMPADEFADRMGFQIDEDAEFETVAGLVLDEFRRLPELGEHITRNGWRFEVIDLDGHRIDKVLVSRAA, from the coding sequence CCGCGCAGGGCAGCAAGGGCGCCACGATGGCGCTCAGTCTTTCTGAAAATCCCGGACGCTTTCTGTCCACTGTGCAGATCGGCATTACGCTGGTCGGCATTCTCTCGGGCGCCTTTTCGGGCGCTACGCTCGGCACGCGCTTCACAGGCTGGCTGATGGAACAGGGTGTGCCGGACCGTGCGGCCGATGCGCTGGGCGTGGGTGTGGTGGTCGTTGCCATCACCTATCTCTCGCTGATCGTCGGCGAACTCGTTCCCAAGCAGATTGCGCTTCGCGACCCGGAAAAGATTGCCGCGCGGGTTTCTCCCGCGATGGTGCTGCTTTCCAAGATCGGCGCGCCCATCGTCTGGCTTCTCGACAAATCGGGTAAGATCGTGCTGGCGATCCTGGGTCACAGCGGCGAATCCAACGCATCCGTGACCGATGATGAAATCCGCACGGTTCTAGCCGAAGCGCATAGCGCAGGCGTGATCGAGACCGAGGAATCGGCGATGATCACCGGCGTCATGCGCCTTGCGGACCGCAATGCCCGTGGCTTGATGACGCCGCGCCGCGATGTGGAAGTGGTGGATATCGAGGACAGCGCGGAGGAAATCCGCGAGCAGCTTCGCGGCACGCAGCGTTCGCGCCTGCCGGTGCGAAATGGCGCATCCGATGAAATTCTCGGCGTTCTCTTTGCCAAGGATGCCTTCGACGCGCTGGCTTCCGGCAAGGAGCTGAATATTCGCGAACTCCTGCGCGAAGTACCTGTCGTGTCAGACCTGACGAGTGCGGTGGATGTGATCCAGTCGCTGCGCCGCTCGACGGTTCACATGGTTCTCGTCTATGACGAATACGGCCATTTCGAAGGCATCATCAGCTCCGGCGATATTCTGGAGGCCATTACGGGCGCATTCCAGGAAGAGGATGATGAAGAGCCTGCGATAGTGGAGCGTGAGGACGGCAGCTTCCTCGTTGCAGGATGGATGCCCGCCGACGAATTTGCCGACCGCATGGGCTTCCAGATCGATGAGGATGCCGAATTCGAAACCGTTGCCGGTCTGGTGCTGGACGAATTCCGCCGCCTGCCGGAACTGGGCGAGCACATCACGCGAAATGGATGGCGCTTCGAAGTCATCGATCTCGATGGCCACCGGATCGACAAGGTTCTGGTCAGCCGGGCCGCCTGA
- a CDS encoding MBL fold metallo-hydrolase, whose protein sequence is MHRMLVLALSAILFGAGSVVAQEPPNRAPVSQCQAVAQSIPGAMFASFKPSDVRQVQATAKEEVAIQYIGHSTFLITSPEGVTIATDYNGVYRPPVTPDVVTMNKAHSTHYTLTPDPAIKHVLHGWSDVPGEKAEFKLQVGDVYIRNVTSDIRNRWGGGGLLQKDGNSIFIFEVAGLCIGHLGHLHYELTETQYAEIGRLDVLMVPVDGGLTMGADSMSRIVKRLRSALILPMHQPSALEQFLVTFGAQFKIAYASDPVIRVSMRSLPRQPQILVPQGM, encoded by the coding sequence ATGCATCGCATGCTCGTGCTCGCATTGTCCGCCATTTTGTTCGGCGCCGGTTCGGTTGTCGCTCAGGAGCCTCCCAACCGTGCGCCCGTCAGCCAGTGCCAGGCGGTGGCGCAGTCCATTCCCGGGGCGATGTTTGCCAGCTTCAAGCCATCGGATGTGCGACAGGTGCAGGCGACTGCGAAGGAAGAGGTGGCCATTCAATATATCGGCCACTCCACCTTTCTCATCACTTCGCCTGAAGGCGTTACGATTGCGACCGATTACAATGGCGTCTACCGCCCACCGGTGACGCCCGATGTCGTGACGATGAACAAGGCGCACTCCACGCATTACACGCTGACGCCCGATCCCGCGATCAAACATGTGCTGCATGGTTGGAGCGATGTGCCGGGGGAGAAGGCGGAGTTTAAATTGCAGGTGGGCGATGTTTATATCCGCAACGTCACATCCGATATACGCAACCGCTGGGGCGGCGGCGGGCTGTTGCAGAAGGACGGCAATTCCATCTTCATCTTCGAAGTGGCCGGGCTGTGTATCGGTCACTTAGGGCATCTGCATTATGAGCTGACGGAAACGCAATATGCTGAAATCGGGCGGCTGGATGTGTTGATGGTGCCGGTCGATGGTGGGTTGACGATGGGGGCTGACAGCATGAGCCGTATCGTCAAGCGGCTTCGTTCTGCACTTATTTTGCCGATGCACCAGCCGAGTGCGCTGGAGCAGTTTCTCGTCACCTTCGGCGCGCAATTCAAGATCGCCTATGCCAGCGATCCTGTTATCAGGGTTTCCATGAGGAGCCTTCCCCGCCAGCCGCAAATCCTCGTTCCGCAAGGCATGTGA
- a CDS encoding DUF3592 domain-containing protein has product MDMKIIKLIGWGFAVFGLVFVVVGAGIYYSDSQFAARALKAKGVVTDMVRPERNSTSYSAIVRFTDAQGQQQEMADKMSSNPPRFSRGDEVDVLYDPQSPSNAMIDDAFGRYFLPGMFSGLGAVIATIGVAILIVPTIRKRGRARLLRFGRPVEAEFLEVFRDQKITVNGTNPFRVAAQAKDPTTGQLRRYESHTIWVDPSAQLEGRKVKVMVDPAKPSRYAMDLSDVVPEQV; this is encoded by the coding sequence ATGGATATGAAGATCATCAAATTGATAGGCTGGGGCTTTGCCGTATTTGGCCTGGTGTTTGTGGTTGTGGGTGCGGGTATCTACTATTCCGATAGCCAGTTCGCAGCTCGCGCTTTGAAAGCGAAGGGCGTGGTTACAGACATGGTGCGGCCGGAGCGCAATTCCACCAGTTACTCAGCCATTGTTCGCTTCACGGATGCGCAAGGCCAGCAGCAGGAGATGGCAGATAAGATGAGCTCGAATCCGCCGCGCTTTTCGCGCGGAGATGAGGTCGATGTTCTCTATGATCCGCAATCTCCGTCCAATGCGATGATCGATGATGCTTTCGGACGTTATTTTCTGCCGGGCATGTTCTCGGGCCTCGGTGCCGTCATCGCCACTATAGGTGTGGCGATCCTTATCGTGCCAACCATCAGGAAACGCGGTCGTGCCCGTCTGCTTCGTTTCGGACGACCGGTCGAAGCGGAATTTCTTGAGGTCTTTCGCGACCAAAAAATCACGGTCAACGGGACGAACCCGTTTCGTGTGGCGGCGCAGGCCAAGGACCCCACGACGGGACAGTTGCGTCGCTACGAGAGCCATACGATCTGGGTGGACCCAAGCGCACAACTAGAGGGCCGTAAAGTCAAGGTCATGGTGGACCCGGCGAAGCCAAGTCGTTACGCCATGGACCTGTCAGATGTGGTTCCGGAACAGGTTTGA
- a CDS encoding AbrB/MazE/SpoVT family DNA-binding domain-containing protein: MGFQTTITSKGQMTVPKNVRDELEIKPGDKCYVWVRHREMIVVPRNKSVSDLAGILGKPPNGRKLAIEEIDSLVGDAVSEEYSKLSRSEINE; encoded by the coding sequence ATGGGTTTTCAGACAACCATCACGTCGAAAGGACAGATGACTGTTCCGAAAAACGTTAGAGACGAGTTGGAGATCAAACCGGGCGATAAGTGTTACGTCTGGGTACGTCATCGTGAAATGATTGTGGTGCCGCGCAACAAGTCGGTCAGTGATCTCGCGGGCATTCTCGGTAAACCGCCAAATGGCCGTAAATTGGCTATCGAAGAGATCGATTCTCTCGTCGGCGATGCCGTGTCTGAAGAATATTCAAAGCTTTCGCGCAGCGAGATCAATGAATGA
- a CDS encoding PIN domain-containing protein, which produces MKRRFGLDTNVLLRVAIDDDPAQRDRVERLLETFGEHDVMIVSLPVILETAWVLDRFYGYPKNAVLDFIQAILERREVEVPDYEVVGNAIDICRDSGADFSDAVISEMNRLAGCATTYTFDVKAARKILGMELLT; this is translated from the coding sequence ATGAAGCGCCGCTTTGGCCTTGATACGAACGTGCTGTTGAGGGTCGCAATCGATGACGATCCAGCCCAGCGCGATCGCGTCGAGCGTCTTCTCGAGACATTTGGCGAACACGATGTCATGATTGTGAGCTTGCCGGTTATTCTTGAGACTGCCTGGGTGTTGGACCGTTTCTACGGCTATCCCAAGAATGCCGTCCTCGATTTTATTCAGGCCATTCTGGAACGGCGCGAAGTCGAGGTGCCGGATTATGAAGTCGTGGGCAACGCAATTGATATTTGCCGGGATTCCGGTGCGGATTTCTCCGATGCCGTGATTTCGGAGATGAACAGATTGGCTGGCTGCGCGACGACTTACACTTTCGACGTCAAGGCGGCCCGTAAAATACTTGGAATGGAACTGTTGACATGA
- a CDS encoding YebC/PmpR family DNA-binding transcriptional regulator has translation MAGHSQFKNIMHRKGKQDSIRSKMFSKLAREITVAAKSGLPDPTMNAALRLAVQNAKAQSMPKDNIDRAIKKASGADAENYDYVRYEGYGPGGTAVIVEALTDNRNRTASNVRSLFTKAGGALGETGSVSFSFDRVGEITYKASVGDADKVMEAAIEAGADDVETTEEGHTIICGFEAMNEVSKALESVLGEADSVKSIWKPQNTVPVDEEKAQSLMKLIDNLEDDDDVQNVYSNFEVSEEVLAKLSA, from the coding sequence ATGGCTGGCCATTCACAGTTCAAGAACATCATGCATCGCAAGGGAAAACAGGATTCGATCCGTTCGAAGATGTTTTCCAAGCTCGCGCGTGAAATCACCGTTGCAGCCAAATCCGGTCTGCCGGACCCGACGATGAACGCAGCGCTGCGCCTGGCCGTCCAGAACGCCAAGGCCCAGTCGATGCCGAAGGACAATATCGACCGCGCCATCAAGAAGGCGTCCGGTGCCGATGCGGAAAACTACGATTACGTGCGCTACGAAGGCTACGGCCCGGGCGGCACGGCGGTTATCGTTGAAGCGCTGACCGACAACCGCAACCGCACCGCGTCCAACGTCCGATCTCTCTTTACCAAGGCTGGCGGCGCGCTGGGCGAAACCGGTTCGGTGTCCTTCTCCTTCGACCGCGTTGGCGAAATCACCTACAAGGCCTCCGTTGGCGACGCCGACAAGGTGATGGAAGCGGCTATCGAAGCCGGTGCCGACGACGTTGAGACCACGGAAGAAGGTCACACGATCATCTGCGGTTTCGAAGCGATGAACGAAGTTTCCAAGGCGCTGGAAAGCGTTCTTGGCGAAGCGGACAGCGTCAAGTCCATCTGGAAGCCGCAGAACACGGTTCCGGTAGATGAAGAAAAGGCTCAGTCGCTGATGAAGCTGATCGACAACCTTGAAGACGATGACGACGTGCAGAACGTGTATTCGAACTTCGAAGTGTCGGAAGAGGTTCTGGCGAAGCTTTCTGCCTGA
- the ruvC gene encoding crossover junction endodeoxyribonuclease RuvC translates to MQNAIRIIGIDPGLRRTGWGIIETLGNSLRFVASGTVTSDGDMDLASRLCQLHDGLAEIVHAYQPDEAAVEQTFVNKDAVATLKLGQARGIAMLVPARAGLHVSEYAPNAVKKAVIGVGHGEKQQIHMMLKILMPKAEFKGNDAADALAIAICHAHNRGGGRMRRVLAAS, encoded by the coding sequence ATGCAGAACGCGATTCGAATTATTGGCATTGATCCGGGCCTTAGACGGACCGGTTGGGGGATTATCGAGACATTGGGCAACAGCCTGCGTTTCGTGGCATCCGGCACGGTCACGTCCGATGGCGACATGGATTTGGCTTCGCGCCTGTGCCAGCTGCATGACGGGTTGGCAGAGATCGTGCATGCCTATCAGCCGGATGAGGCAGCGGTCGAGCAGACCTTCGTCAATAAGGATGCGGTTGCGACGCTGAAGCTGGGACAGGCGCGTGGCATTGCCATGCTGGTGCCTGCGCGCGCCGGGCTGCATGTTTCCGAATATGCACCGAATGCGGTGAAGAAGGCGGTGATTGGCGTGGGGCATGGCGAAAAGCAGCAAATCCACATGATGCTGAAAATTCTGATGCCGAAGGCTGAATTCAAGGGCAATGATGCCGCCGATGCGCTCGCCATCGCCATCTGCCACGCTCATAATCGTGGTGGGGGCCGGATGCGCCGCGTTCTGGCCGCAAGTTAA
- a CDS encoding pyridoxamine 5'-phosphate oxidase family protein, which translates to MVSLTEAREAPARQLWDEINSVHAGMLGLEGLHSHMQPMAPHADPKTNTIWFFSKKDSELVQSLKSGSRAHFCVIGKDHDYHACLSGKLEVRDDKSKIDEYWNSVTAAWYEHGKSDPSLTMLALHVDDADIWASTDSTLKFGWEIAKANMSDHKTPDVGVRQHLAFA; encoded by the coding sequence ATGGTCAGTCTGACTGAAGCACGCGAAGCCCCTGCCCGTCAGCTTTGGGATGAAATCAATTCCGTCCACGCCGGCATGCTCGGTCTGGAAGGGCTCCACAGCCACATGCAGCCAATGGCTCCTCATGCCGATCCGAAGACGAACACCATCTGGTTCTTTTCCAAGAAGGATTCCGAGCTCGTGCAGTCGCTGAAGTCCGGCTCGCGCGCGCATTTCTGCGTCATCGGCAAGGACCATGATTATCATGCCTGCCTTTCCGGCAAGCTCGAAGTGCGCGATGATAAATCCAAGATCGACGAATATTGGAACTCCGTCACCGCCGCCTGGTACGAACATGGCAAGAGCGACCCGTCGCTGACGATGCTCGCCCTTCATGTGGACGATGCCGATATCTGGGCCTCCACAGACAGCACGTTGAAATTCGGCTGGGAAATCGCCAAGGCCAATATGTCGGATCACAAGACACCGGATGTCGGCGTTCGCCAGCATCTGGCTTTCGCTTAA
- a CDS encoding 5-formyltetrahydrofolate cyclo-ligase: MSETSSPSKAELRVERLALRDALSVEERAAKSLAIADAGADALSFAPGTVLSGFMPIRSEADTRPLMEALRNKGARLCLPVILDRETIVFREFVPGAELVKTGFGTTGPDEGAAVLDPQILLVPLSAFDGRGHRIGYGAGHYDRAIAKLHAKGLNPVLVGIAFDCQEVPSVPAEAHDVALDAVLTESGLRSFSNRTG; encoded by the coding sequence ATGAGCGAGACGTCGTCTCCCTCCAAAGCCGAGCTTCGTGTCGAGCGTCTCGCCCTGCGGGACGCTCTTTCCGTTGAAGAGCGGGCTGCGAAGAGCCTTGCTATTGCGGATGCCGGGGCGGATGCATTGTCCTTTGCGCCCGGCACCGTGCTGTCGGGCTTCATGCCGATCCGCTCCGAGGCGGATACGAGGCCGTTGATGGAAGCGCTGCGGAACAAGGGTGCGCGCCTTTGCCTGCCGGTCATTCTGGATCGCGAGACCATTGTGTTTCGCGAATTCGTTCCCGGCGCGGAGCTGGTGAAAACGGGTTTCGGCACTACGGGGCCGGATGAAGGTGCTGCCGTTCTCGATCCGCAAATTCTGCTGGTGCCGCTTTCGGCTTTCGATGGCCGAGGGCACCGGATTGGCTACGGGGCCGGGCATTACGACCGCGCAATTGCAAAACTTCATGCAAAAGGACTGAATCCCGTTCTTGTTGGCATTGCATTCGACTGTCAGGAAGTGCCATCAGTGCCCGCAGAAGCGCATGATGTTGCGCTGGACGCGGTTTTGACCGAAAGCGGGCTGCGCAGCTTCAGTAACAGGACGGGGTAA
- a CDS encoding metallophosphoesterase, protein MITRRTLLKTAATMTAALFSLGAYAGGIEPLARLITTRYRITPQNWPEGQNLRIVALADFHACEPWMPAERIAKICDHANTLGGDIILLLGDYMSGMRLVTGVVPPEDWARALSGLKATYGVHAVCGNHDWWQDKEAQRLRLKETVAHKALRAVGIHAHSNDAVRTGSEQQPFWIAGLEDQWAYLTSRRVSGLDDLGGTLAQVTDDAPVILLAHEPDIFTSVPDRVSLTLSGHTHGGQINLFGWRPAVPSRYGERFAYGHVVEDNRHLIVSGGLGCSIAPVRFMSPPEIVVIDIGA, encoded by the coding sequence TTGATCACCCGTCGCACCCTTCTCAAAACGGCTGCGACGATGACCGCAGCGCTTTTTTCGCTCGGTGCTTATGCGGGCGGGATCGAGCCACTGGCGCGATTGATCACGACGCGCTACCGCATCACGCCACAGAACTGGCCTGAGGGGCAAAACCTCAGGATCGTGGCGCTTGCCGATTTTCACGCCTGCGAACCATGGATGCCTGCGGAGCGCATCGCGAAGATTTGCGATCATGCCAATACGCTCGGCGGCGATATCATTCTGCTGCTAGGCGATTATATGTCCGGAATGAGGCTGGTGACGGGTGTGGTGCCGCCCGAGGACTGGGCGAGGGCACTGTCCGGGCTGAAGGCCACCTATGGGGTCCATGCCGTCTGCGGCAATCATGACTGGTGGCAGGATAAGGAAGCGCAGCGACTAAGGCTGAAGGAGACCGTGGCTCACAAGGCGCTGCGGGCGGTTGGTATTCATGCGCATTCCAACGATGCGGTGCGGACTGGTTCCGAACAGCAGCCGTTCTGGATCGCGGGGCTTGAGGACCAGTGGGCCTATCTGACCAGCAGGCGCGTGTCGGGTCTGGATGATCTCGGCGGCACGCTGGCGCAGGTGACGGATGATGCGCCGGTTATTCTGCTGGCGCATGAGCCGGATATATTTACCTCCGTGCCGGACCGTGTGTCCCTTACGCTTTCTGGCCATACCCATGGCGGACAGATCAATCTGTTCGGCTGGCGACCGGCGGTTCCTTCGCGTTACGGCGAACGTTTCGCCTATGGTCATGTGGTAGAAGACAACCGTCATCTCATCGTGTCCGGCGGACTTGGCTGCTCCATCGCGCCGGTTCGTTTCATGTCTCCGCCGGAGATCGTGGTGATCGACATCGGGGCTTGA
- the ruvA gene encoding Holliday junction branch migration protein RuvA — protein sequence MIGKLKGTIEEIGDDYVLVDVHGVCYVAHCSARTLSRLGSAGEAVVLFIETYVREDQLKLFGFMSALEREWFNLLQSVQGVGSKVALAVLSTLSPSELANAIALQDKVVVSRAPGVGPKVAVRIVTELRNKAPAFAGEATASIGLKQEIGEGAAPAPVADAVSALTNLGYSRDQAANAVAAALKNGGEGGDSAKLIRLGLKELSR from the coding sequence ATGATCGGCAAACTCAAAGGCACCATCGAAGAAATCGGCGATGACTATGTTCTCGTGGATGTGCACGGCGTCTGTTACGTGGCGCATTGTTCCGCACGCACGCTTTCGCGCCTCGGCTCGGCGGGCGAGGCGGTGGTGCTGTTCATCGAGACCTATGTGCGCGAAGACCAACTGAAACTCTTCGGCTTCATGAGCGCGCTGGAGCGGGAATGGTTCAACCTGCTTCAAAGCGTGCAGGGCGTTGGCTCTAAGGTGGCGCTGGCGGTGCTTTCCACGCTTTCGCCTTCCGAACTCGCCAACGCCATTGCGCTTCAGGACAAGGTTGTCGTTTCCCGCGCGCCGGGTGTTGGGCCGAAGGTGGCGGTGCGTATCGTGACCGAGTTGCGCAATAAGGCACCGGCCTTTGCCGGAGAGGCGACGGCGTCCATCGGCCTGAAGCAGGAAATCGGGGAAGGAGCAGCCCCGGCACCCGTTGCCGATGCCGTTTCTGCACTGACCAACCTCGGCTATTCGCGCGATCAGGCGGCGAATGCCGTTGCCGCTGCGCTGAAGAATGGCGGTGAGGGGGGAGATAGTGCCAAGCTCATCCGGCTTGGGTTGAAGGAGCTTTCGCGGTAG
- a CDS encoding LLM class flavin-dependent oxidoreductase: MIPFSILDLSPIGDGETAGHALENSRRMAIKAEEQGYKRIWLAEHHGMPGIASAATSIVIAHVGAATSRIRVGSGGVMLPNHSPLVIAEQFGTLAALLPGRVDLGLGRAPGTDMRTARALRRNLDAGAENFPHDIMELQRYLGAPEPDQAILSVPGVNSNVPIWLLGSSVYSAHLAAALGLPYSFASHFAPDMLMEAIEIYRARFQPSATLDEPYVMVGVMGVGADTDEEAQHLFTSAQQQFVNLRKNVRTPFPRPVESMDGYWNDMERITVEHTLRYAAVGSHETIDRQLKQFLSDTGADELIVSMPVHDIEKRLRSVEVFAEVRGGLKQAA, encoded by the coding sequence ATGATCCCCTTTTCCATTCTCGATCTCTCCCCCATTGGCGATGGAGAGACCGCCGGTCATGCCCTCGAAAACTCCAGACGCATGGCAATCAAGGCCGAAGAGCAAGGCTATAAACGCATCTGGCTTGCCGAACATCACGGCATGCCGGGCATAGCCAGTGCCGCAACCTCCATCGTGATCGCCCATGTTGGTGCTGCAACCTCGCGCATCCGCGTCGGCTCCGGCGGCGTCATGCTGCCCAACCACTCGCCGCTGGTCATCGCCGAACAGTTCGGCACGCTCGCTGCCCTCTTGCCGGGCCGCGTCGATCTTGGCCTCGGTCGCGCACCGGGCACGGATATGCGCACGGCGCGCGCGCTTCGCCGAAACCTCGATGCCGGCGCGGAAAATTTCCCGCACGACATCATGGAACTGCAACGCTATCTCGGCGCACCGGAACCGGATCAGGCGATCCTCTCCGTTCCCGGCGTCAATTCCAACGTGCCGATCTGGCTACTCGGCTCCAGCGTCTACAGCGCGCACCTAGCTGCGGCACTTGGCCTGCCCTATTCCTTCGCCTCGCATTTTGCGCCGGATATGCTGATGGAAGCCATCGAGATCTACCGCGCCCGCTTCCAGCCATCGGCAACACTGGATGAACCCTATGTCATGGTCGGCGTCATGGGCGTAGGCGCAGATACGGATGAGGAAGCCCAGCACCTCTTCACCTCCGCCCAGCAGCAATTTGTAAACCTGCGCAAGAATGTGCGCACACCATTCCCCCGCCCGGTGGAAAGCATGGACGGCTACTGGAACGACATGGAGCGCATCACCGTCGAGCACACCCTGCGCTACGCCGCCGTCGGCTCACACGAAACCATCGACCGTCAGCTGAAGCAGTTCCTGTCGGATACGGGCGCGGACGAACTGATCGTCTCCATGCCTGTCCACGACATCGAAAAGCGCCTGCGTTCGGTGGAGGTATTTGCAGAGGTTCGGGGTGGTTTGAAACAGGCCGCATAG